The genome window CAGTTGCACAAGATCTCGCCTTTGCATTGCTTGATTTTAGGTAATTCGAAATAACGGATAGGTTTCACTTGGTTCTCCCCCAAACAAAAAAAGCGCTTGGTGTTGATCCCTGCACGAAACTTGCATTTCCCAGAGCCAACACCGGATTTTAAATGGCCAGCGCTTTCCTGCCTGACATTTACCACTGCACAAAAATGGCAAGAGGTACACCCGTGCTGGctcaaaagcaaaattaaaagccATGAACATAATCTACATAGCATCTTTTAAATAAAAGGTATTGTGTGGATTAACACATTTTAAGATTCATCTGGTCAGAGCTGCATTCATGGTATTGCCAAAAAGGAATAATAAtttggaatttgttttttttttattcagagGCCCATGATAATCAGAGACTCTAAACTTTGTTTCCCTTGTGCTGTGCGCATGGTTCACTCATGCCCTTTACTTCAATGATAATAAACACAGAATCTCAGATATGCAAATCTTTCTTCTGCTTATGGGCTAGTAAAATTATTTTCTCAAAATCCAAGCAACTGCCACAGAGCAGCCCTAGTTTTTGCACAGGCAGTAGAGGCTATTGCTTCACCTCCATATTCCAATGAAGTATTCTATTTATTTGCTCAGGGGTAGCAGAGCGTAAGGCCTGTGAACATGGCCCATGAGCCagaaattctgcatgtgtggtgAAAGAAATAGAGGTCACTTGCATAATTTTTCTGTTGAAAATATGGCTGTGGTAAATAAAGCCCCATACAAACAGAAAGTGTCAAAAGACAAAAGAGCCCCAGGGCACAAAATAGttagctgcaatactgcagtcaaagctctgttcatgacctgaattcgatcctgatggaagtcagtttcaaataACTGTCTCATGGCTGACtcagaggtcagtaaaatgagtacacaTCTTCCTGGGGGTagagtgtagacaactgggaaagaAAACTCCTGTCAACTAACTCCTATGTTACTGTCTGTGTTACACTGTATTTTTATTCCAATGTTCTCTAATTTTGATTGCAATTACTATTAAGTATGGTAACTTTCAGTAGAATGTATTATACTGTTCATTTTGCATTATTAATAGTTGTAATCCACATTGAGTCTCAGTGCGAAAGGGAgattttaaatgaagtaaatatagacCATTGGTTTGTTCAGAAATTgctcattttaaaaacccacttgtgcagtatttttttatttatcacatttagTCACAGCAACTCTTGAATACGTAGATCAGTAGCTGTCAACTGGTAGCATACAGGCTTTTCATAAATGTAACTCTCCTTCAATCCACTTGCTTACCTGTAAGTGTGACGTGCCTCTGCCTGCTGGTTGTACCTGCCATGGATTATGACCTTTTGGCATACTATAGGAGTAACAGAACGTCTGTAAGCATTTAAAGGTTTttcttagcaaaaaaaaagtgattgGTAGAACGTAAAGGACCACTTGTGTCGATATTTTTCTTCAATTCTCGGCCCGCAACAGATAACTTGCTTGTTACTTAAGGCAAACAATTGTCTTCATGGGATCAACAGGAATATGAATCATCACAATAGGACAAGTGGTATGATGTGGAATGATACTCACACCCTTACTGCTGTAACATCAGTTAAGAGAAATAAAAGATATGCATTTATACacacatttaaaaacagaattcAGTTTTGGGTACTGCCATTAGTAGGCACACTTAGTAAGAGTATAGGATGGGAGTCACTTTATGGCATCAGCCATTAGGGTGCCCCATGGCAATGAGATCTCTGGTTCAATGAGTTGTGAACAGGAATACTTCCTTTTCATTACCACAATTACCAATATATCTCATGATATCCCCTCCCACAATCTGACCTAATATTCTTATGTGGTAGTCTAAGCTGCAAACAACTATTcctgagaggggatttgaaccacTCTCTTGATAACTGTAACCTGATATGTGAACCTTTATGTCAACTGTCCTCTGTGAAATGCTTTTCTCAGGATCCAAGCTAGAAAGCCAACGTTTGCATTTTTGCAGTGCTGTGCCCTGCTGCAGCGTGCACTCATCTGCTGTCAGACGCTTTCTGCTTGCACAAACCCAGCATCTTTCAATGAGCAGAAGATACTTAGCACAATAAGAACATGCTCCATAACAGTATTACCTCTGCAATGGAGGCTAGTGTTTAAGAGGTTTAAGGTAAGTTTAAGATACAACCTGTAATTAAAAActgaaggaaattttaaaaaactgggatTCTATGTGATATTTGGATGAATGTGATTCCTAACAGACCAAtagaattttaatttttcaaactGTGAAGTGCTGTTCTAATCCACAACAGGTATTTTGAAGTACTGaggcaagagccccccccccccccgacccacactatgtgtttttagaaagtaggcagggCTAGATCAAGCTTTCTGAGTTTTTTATGTTCATGGTATAACACTAATATTGGCTTTATGTCAAGTACTTCGCCTGTGCAAATAGCAGCGATAATCTAAAAACACAGTAGGACTTGATTCTGCCTATATACAATTGGGCTGATTAGTTAAAACACTTAATACTGAACTTCTATTTaagtttaatgtatttttttataaTTAAGATGGAATTTCAAAATAACTTAACTACATCAATTTTTGTTCACTTTTCAAAAAGCATTAACATTCCTATCAGAATCAGGCCAGAATCAATCTTTTACTGTACCTGTATATAGGGAGCTCCCAGGAGCCCTTCAGCACCAACTGTCATTGTTACAAGTAATAGTGCCTATCAGGCTATATCAACACAATGTGGACTGTCCAAATGATATCTGGAGAAATTTCTATTTTGATTTCAACACAAAAATATTTATGACTGCAGTACAAGATGTTGGAAGTCTTGCTACAGATATAACTGGAATATTTCTGCatgttgactggctgaacacaaagagcgctcatcaatggctcattttcatcccagagagaagtgagtagtggagtgctacagggttctgttctgggcccagtgctagtcaatatttttatcagtggctTGGATattgaaatagagggcatgttaatcaaatttgcagatgataccaaattaggaggggtagctaataccctggaggacaggggcaggattcaaaatgatctggacaaattagagagctgggccaaaactaacaaaatgaatttcaatagagataaatgtaagattttacacttaggcagaaaaaatgaaatgcagatataggatgagtgacacctggcttggcaacagtacatgtgaaagggatctgggagtcttagtagatcacaaactggacaagagtcagcagtgtgatacagcagccaaaaaagtcaatacaattctgggatgcatcaataagagtttCGTGTCTaaatcgagggaagtaattgtaccactctactctgcattggtcaggcctcacttAAGagtagtgtgttcagttctggacaccacaatttaaggatattgacaagctggaacatgtccagaggagggcaaccaaaatggtaaatggtcttGAATCCATGCccaatgaagagagacttagggagctggggatgtttagtctggagaagcgaaggttaaggggggacatgatagctatgtttaaatatttgaagggatgtcatgtcaaagagtattttctgctgtctcagataCTAGGACATGGTGCAGGATTCAaggaacattaggaagaactttctgactgtcagggctgttcgacagtggaattcacttgtctcggagagtggtggaatctccttctttggaggtttttaaacagaggctggatcatcatatgtcaggagtgctttgattgtgtgttcctgcatggcagggagttggatttgatggcccttgtggtctcttccaactatgattctatgtaacTATATAGAAAATTTAAAAGGCTAATATAAATTAATACGTAGCTCAGTATTCAAGCAGCCATATCTGTTGTATACAATTTCCTAATAACTCCAGTACCTACCAAGTTTATTGTTATAAAAATTGATATTTGAGCTATAATCCTAATCTATTCTGATTAATcctatttacttttttaaaaaaaattactatatAGTAGTTTACTATGAATACCATAAAAATTCAGAcattaatttattatttcaataCTGGTCATCAAATGATCTTAAATTATATAATTGTTATCAGAGGACAGAAAACTGGGTTTTCAAAGTTGTTATTACAGCTTTTCTTAAATAGGCTTTAATACAAAAATGCCTATTTCTTGCAAATATTATCTTATTTAAAGGAACCATAAGAAAAGGTAGAGAATGAGGAACAGAATGTCAGCAAAAGACTATgctacttaaaaaacaacaaccctaattTCATCCTCTTCCAGGCTGTATCATAGGTTAGATCATGCATAGCCAGGTGCTCATGCAAGGCTCACAACTACTCCAAAATgcttcatttttctctctcagcacATATATTGTTATTTCATAGCTCTGAAAGAGGGAGACGCGGAAGACCAGCACAAACACTTTAAACAGGAAATGAGAACTTTCTGCAAGTTGATTTCCACAATCCTCAACAGCAGGGACTGAATAGCTTCCCAGGCAGCAGAAAAATGAGAGCATGACCTGCAAACATGTCCTGTTGTGATACCCCCCTTATGCAATAACTTTATTACTCTAGTTTGGCCACTTGAGACCTTTTCTAATAATCAGTAAACCAGCAAGGAGAGAGTCCAAACAATAAATGTAAGATTACAGAGGGAAATTATGTTTCCAGAGCTTTCAAAAAGGCCAGAACTAATTTACACTGGAGAGAAAACTTCCTAATTAGTTTCAGCTATTTGCCAGGGTATTTTGTTTATCACTTGTATAATTCAGAGACATTAGCAACTAGGATAATTTGTAACTTGGCTCCCTGATGATAGAACTTAATTTGAAGTAGGAGTCTAAATGTTTCTAGAGTTTACAATGGGCAGCTTAACATCTCTTGGGACTTGTACTAGTAGAGTGCCTTTGAGGACAAGAGCCTAAATTAAAGACATTCCTTTTCCACTGTAATATTAGCCACTACGATATTATACGAGTCTCATGAGTCTGGGAAGAATCCTTAGCCAAACCACAACATTATAAATATCAACATTAACACAGCTCTTAAAAAGATGAAATATGGATTTATTTTCCTGCATCACCTGTGACATGGATACCGCACTTGTTTATACTGAAACATCATATTGGGCCAGCCAAATGCTCCGTTCTTCCTTGATACAGTCCTTGCTGAACAAACTGCACACAGTAATTCACACCAAAATCCAGATAGGATGTGGAAACAATCAGCTATCATCAGTTAGGATTTCAGGATACTGGTCCCAAAACTGTTGCCCAATGATGTCACAGTGCAGAGATGCTGGTATATTCTTCATACGGGTCACTTCAACTTCTTTCTCATCTGTTTCTTGgggaattttaattttcttcctaATAACTTGATTTACCTATACATTCAAATGACAATGAAAAATTACCGAACTGAAGGACTTTATGACAACAAAGCTATAAATGAATTGTGAATAATACATATCTAACCAACTAACTGCTTAACTcaataatgtaaaataattctttaaaaaaacttgctcaATGTTTTAGGAGCacactatttttaaaagagagattttACATAATTACCCACAAAAACCACAGATGGCAAATGCAATCTGTAAGTGGGTCCTtctgagaccctagagagcttctgccagtcacaATGGCAAAATTGACTCAGTACTAGCTAGTTTTATGTATGTTTGTACAGAAGACTTCTCCCACAGGAGGGAATGGCTAAGTCAGTATCTGGTGCAGAATGGGTGGGTAAGAAGATTAAAGTTTTGTTCTTTAGAATTATTTAGTTGCATACACATTTTCTACAGATTTAATTGAGTGACTTTTTAAATCAATTACATACCTGTGAAATTCCCTCCATCCACCAAGAAGCCCAGAACAGTAGAAAAATAAATAGCCTTAAAACTGCGTTTAGGACTTCACTATTAGTATAACAAGCACAAGACAGAATACTGGCCTCAGCCTGGCCGAGCTCAGCCTTCAGCTTTGTGCCACCTGCTGCTTCTCAACTCGTGGAGTTTCTCAGcaacacagagctgaatgctgagcCCAGCCAAGCCGAACTCAGCCTTCAGCAATGCATAACTTGCTGCCACTGAGACTCAGGCAGGCAGCTAAGTGAGGGGTAGAGGTGGGGGGTtaaatggtggtggggccaaaACAGCTAAATAATGTTGGACAAAATGCTATACAGCTCCCTTAAATTGCCACTATTTTGGGGGGATAAAAAACCCATGGAAAACATCAATAAGGCATTTGGGTGGGAAGTGTTTGGTTTCGATTAATGCCCACTCCTACCTGTAATCCTAAAATACATGATGATCTAATTTCTGCATCTTGAATACAATGATGTTCATGTGGAGAATATTTCAAAAACTTAAGTGGGACATTAAAAGTTAAGCTACATAtttaagtaaaataataaactaGAATTGATACTATGGAATGGATGCAAACTCTATTCACGAAACAGCTACGTCTAATCTTCCTCTAGCCACTACAAACTACTGGACGTCCCAAAATACTGCCCTCAGTGGTTAAGGACTCTCACAATAGCATGGGGGGCCTTGTAGGGGGCTGCAGTGAGAGAATGCCAGTATCGAGTAACTAAAGGTCTTCTGCTCCCAGAAAGactttggatccaatccaatatTTATACACAGTCATCATGTTTCAAAAATCTCTATAAAAACAGCATTTGTTTTGGTTGCCAGAATTACTACTTGTCTTTTTAAACTAATCTGGTGatccaggtttctttccccactcctccacttgaggcctgctgggagaccctgggctagtcacagttctctctgaactctctcagccttacctaccctCACAAGCTGTGGGAAGGAGAAGTGAAGGTGATTgtaattattatcattattggTTTGATATgccaccccttccacacagggctcagggctgcttccAACATGCATAATACACAGTACTGTTTAAATCCATCTAACAATATTCAATTCATTTTAACACCCATCAGCAATTAACCACATTAGCCAATTAACAAAATAAGTATACTGATTTGAatggtttccacagggcctgtaaaatggagctgttccaccaggcttttacatctggccaggCAGGTCTGAATTGAATTAACTTGACATTAGTGGCTCTCTGGAACATAAAATGGGGCTGAATGTTGCCATCTAGTGTCAgtgttgcatttttaaagctttatgCGGTTTTATgctatttatgtttttatgactgttgttgttgttgtactgttttattgttgttgttcaccgcactgaaccctgcaggggagggaggtttataaattgaaaaagtaaataaaaataaataaatctggtggGCATGTAAGAGAGGACCTTTTCAGTGTCAGCACAATTATGAAACAATCTCCTCAGATGGGTAAGACTGACCCCCTTATTTTTTATAGTCTGGAAGAAGTTGAAGGTAGTTTTTTAGGGCTGCATTTTAGTTGATTTAGCTATTGTTATTGGCAGTCCTGACTGGAGTTTTGAAATTGTGCCATGAGTTTTTATCATTGTAGTTTTATTCATATTGggtttttatcattttaatattgttttatttatattgtaagcagcAAGGAAGAACAGCAGCTGAACTCAGTACATGTGAAACAGTAAAAAGCCTTTTTACAAAAGTCCAAAGTGCATTGTATAATTTCTTATAAACTGCATATGCCATTTTGTACGCACACAGGTGCACGTATAAATAATTTTACCTTTTGCCACACTAGAACAGTTCCTTTTCTGTATATCAATGGTTCATTGTTGTAGTTAATGTTgaattcagaaaataaaatttcATTCTTATCACCGGCAAGCGTtccctgaaaaagaaaaggaaatcacACCACATTCATGTTTAAAGCCACATTTCACATAGGAAAATGAGAAATTACATACTCCAACGAGTTTCCACTCAATCTATATGAGCCCTGCATTTTGTAAAATATTTCCCCAAGTCTTTTTAGTCAAATGAAGGCAACATTTCTACAAATACATGCTTACAGAACTCAGTGGTACTTAGTTAGGTGTAACGATATTTATGACTGGACAACAAAaggttttttctttgttcttgcgTAGCTCACTTGTTGAACTGCATTTTACAGGCATATTTAAACCCAGTATCTGATCTGCTAATCAGGCCTGCATGTATTCtacctcccaacacacacaccccaatttcaGCCAATAGTACCACTTTCTCTACTCAGACACAGGTAGATCCAAGTGCAAAAAAAGGCATACCACATCCTCCCTTTTCATGGTTGGTTCTGTTCTCAAACCTTCTTCCATCACTGCTGACACAAATCACTGGCCCTCCTTGTCAAAACTGGCAAAGTACGCTTCTTCTCACTCTGGTTCTAATTCTCTTCCCAAATTGACCCTCAACATTTGCCTCCCCACTAgcttctcccttccccaatccTAACCAGCAAGTGTTTCAGCCAACTGGTCTTCCCCACTCTCACCTGTTAATGGAGGTTCTATAGTTGTGTTGGGGAGCCTTAGATGGGGATGGCCAACTCCCAATGCTTGACAGCATGCAGTTAACACCTATGCCAGCCATCCAGATGTCTCCTTATCTATGCAGGCTCAGGTCACAAATGTTGCCTCCCTAGCTTTTTTATCATCTTTGCCAGGTAAAGCTATTGCTCCCTAACTGTCCTAACCCAACTTAGCcaaagtgatccatgcaatggtcacctctgggctggattactgcaacttgtTCTACACATAGCTGCCTTTTGGCCTGCTCtaaaaactccagttggtgcagaatgcagaaGCATGGGTCTTCACTGGAACCCCATGGTAGGCAATTTTCAACCTGTCTCCACCAGCTGCATTAGTTCTATGTGGAGTACTAAAACTGGTTCAATGTTTTGGTACTTACCTTCAATGCCCTAAATGGTCTTGGGCCATCATAACTGTGAAACCACTTCTTCCGCTATGTCCCCTAAAGAGCTCAGCTAATAATAATTTGCTGACAATCCATGGTCTGAAAGCCATCCAGCTACCCTTGACCAGGGCCAAGGTGTTTTTGGTTCTGGCCACAGCCTGGTAGAGTGCTTTACCAAATGAAATCTGGGTCCTGCAAGATCTGACACAGTTCCTGGGACCTGCAaaacatctgtttcaccagacctatggttgaggcagcaatggtattTCATCAAGTGGGCCTCCcttctcctgccccaccccccaatgttGTTTCATTCTTATACTGTATGAAATGAGGAGTGTGGATACATTGCTTTTTCTGGTTGAAATTACATTAGATTATAAAGGCTTATTTAAACACAGaatggattttattgttgtttatgtTAGAAGCTGCCCTGAGGCCATACAGGGAAGGACagcctataaatgaaataaataaatattaagaaaatGTATGATTtctaaaaattaatattttctcAAATTCTATTACTTTTTTTTTAGAACATGTCCTTTTCTGATTTTATCTGTTCAGAAGCACTTTATTTGGTTAAACAAAGGAGCCATGCAATACAACCtgtgatttacagcccaatccagagaggggtTGAGGAGTGCACAGCAGCCAAGGATGGCATTGTAGTGGCCCAGCCCCACCACTTCAAGAGGGGTTCTGcacagtgcagaaagggcaaaCAATGGCGGAGAAGTCCTGCCACTTGAAAACCCCATTGAAGCAACAGAGTAAAACATGCTTTTTCATGTCGTAGCTCTGCCGCCAGTGTGGGggatgttcctgggctgaaatcGGCTCTGCCTCCACGAACACCTCTAGACTGCCTCCACCCCTGCAAGTTTGAGATTTTGCACCCAGTGGACACTATTGCAGCCTAGACATCCGAGTTTGGGCACTGCAGAGCTACACAGCGTCTCACTCCCCACTTATTTGCCCACTTCACAGGTGTATTTGCTCTTTATGCTGGTGAGGTGGGCAGCCATGTCAGCACAACT of Sphaerodactylus townsendi isolate TG3544 linkage group LG03, MPM_Stown_v2.3, whole genome shotgun sequence contains these proteins:
- the THG1L gene encoding probable tRNA(His) guanylyltransferase isoform X2 → MTHVVSQFASSYVFYWKDYFEDQPLLYPPGFDGRVVLYPSDQNLKDYLSWRQADCHINNLYNTVFWSLVQKSGLTPVQAQKRLQGTLAGDKNEILFSEFNINYNNEPLIYRKGTVLVWQKVNQVIRKKIKIPQETDEKEVEVTRMKNIPASLHCDIIGQQFWDQYPEILTDDS
- the THG1L gene encoding probable tRNA(His) guanylyltransferase isoform X3 produces the protein MDKVTNTALFSENKATGLRGDQGFDGRVVLYPSDQNLKDYLSWRQADCHINNLYNTVFWSLVQKSGLTPVQAQKRLQGTLAGDKNEILFSEFNINYNNEPLIYRKGTVLVWQKVNQVIRKKIKIPQETDEKEVEVTRMKNIPASLHCDIIGQQFWDQYPEILTDDS